In the genome of Natronogracilivirga saccharolytica, one region contains:
- a CDS encoding type III pantothenate kinase encodes MPTLFIDAGNTFVKMAEYYPPETGIGAVDPDNAARGGSNWNLVGRFRWEQQELEVFFSGEIGRYTRIVLVSVRNNSRLATLLRDGNLQKNAAVTVLDHSVLSKHNCSYKTPKTLGMDRFFACAGALNLSRQYGRHSGGVLVTDAGTACTIDFMNESGVFAGGVIMPGLRMMSDTINSGAENLFETRLHLPDAAIPDTTEKAIQTGTYGSFIHAWNAHVEKILNHYPQTLIWVTGGDAGFIRDHSSFKVTHNPYLVFEGMRIYLGK; translated from the coding sequence ATGCCGACACTATTTATCGATGCGGGCAACACGTTTGTAAAGATGGCGGAGTATTATCCGCCGGAAACGGGAATAGGTGCAGTTGATCCGGATAATGCAGCCCGCGGAGGAAGTAACTGGAATCTCGTCGGACGTTTCCGTTGGGAGCAGCAGGAGCTGGAAGTTTTTTTTTCCGGTGAAATTGGGCGGTATACCAGAATTGTACTTGTGTCTGTCAGGAACAACAGTCGCCTGGCAACGCTTCTCCGCGATGGCAATTTGCAAAAAAATGCTGCTGTGACTGTTCTGGATCATTCCGTTTTGTCAAAGCATAACTGCAGCTACAAAACACCCAAAACACTCGGTATGGACCGTTTTTTTGCATGTGCAGGTGCCCTGAACCTGAGCAGGCAATACGGTCGTCATTCCGGGGGAGTACTTGTGACAGATGCCGGTACAGCCTGCACCATAGATTTTATGAACGAATCGGGAGTCTTTGCCGGAGGCGTTATCATGCCCGGACTTAGGATGATGTCTGATACGATCAATTCCGGGGCCGAAAATCTGTTTGAAACCCGTCTTCATCTGCCGGATGCTGCAATACCTGATACAACAGAAAAAGCTATTCAAACGGGAACATATGGTTCATTCATCCACGCATGGAATGCACATGTGGAAAAAATCCTGAACCATTATCCGCAAACCCTGATATGGGTGACCGGTGGGGATGCGGGATTTATACGGGATCATTCTTCTTTCAAAGTGACTCATAACCCGTATCTGGTTTTTGAAGGTATGCGGATATATTTGGGTAAGTGA
- the udk gene encoding uridine kinase: protein MDKPLIIGVAGGSGSGKTTVIQHIVQHIGEENLSLIAHDAYYRDLKHLSFEERARQNFDHPASLETELLIRHIKALSSGYSIDCPIYDFANHIRKDVALTITPKKIILVDGILIFYEKELRRLMDIKLFVDTDDDVRLLRRLRRDITERKRSIEGVLDQYEKFVRPMHLEFVEPTKRYADIIIPHGGENQVALEMVNALIFDKIRD, encoded by the coding sequence ATGGACAAACCCTTGATAATCGGTGTCGCGGGAGGAAGCGGATCCGGTAAAACGACAGTAATACAGCACATTGTGCAACATATTGGAGAGGAAAACCTTTCGCTCATAGCTCATGATGCCTACTACAGAGATCTGAAGCACCTTTCTTTTGAAGAACGCGCCAGACAAAATTTTGATCATCCTGCATCCCTTGAAACCGAGCTGCTGATCCGCCATATCAAGGCGCTGAGTTCCGGCTACAGCATCGATTGCCCGATTTATGATTTTGCCAATCACATACGTAAAGATGTAGCCCTCACGATAACACCGAAAAAAATCATTCTGGTGGATGGCATTCTCATTTTCTACGAAAAAGAACTTCGCCGGCTGATGGATATAAAACTGTTTGTGGATACCGATGATGATGTGCGCCTGCTGCGCCGGCTCAGAAGGGATATTACCGAACGCAAGCGATCCATTGAAGGCGTTCTGGATCAGTACGAAAAATTTGTCCGCCCCATGCACCTGGAATTTGTGGAACCGACCAAACGCTACGCAGATATTATCATCCCGCATGGCGGAGAAAACCAGGTAGCCCTTGAAATGGTCAATGCGCTGATTTTTGACAAGATCAGAGACTGA
- a CDS encoding N-acetylmuramoyl-L-alanine amidase family protein, which produces MSVPLVTLALITALLLTALLPVMSQVAIASSPLDRVSTVERSDGLGYVVRFHMASKPDSFFVWQPNPKLIQLALYKDGIRTDEIQTGNNNEVFENFFYQDIEGGIGADIYLSEDVYMIADAYMDANGRDLLIGLTEASPNDLDVLTDGLYPIFWDDLIYDVDTSPDIALNGWDESDADVAPERQLDRDAFDLAPSELSESYLRLNRIVIDAGHGGRDPGAIGYRGTKEKDVALSVALKVGEYIEKYLPEIEVIYTREDDTFIPLQERGQIANRAEADLFVSVHANANRNRHTHGTEIYFLGMHRSREAFEVMKKENSAIRFEEEDERSETLTPEQLAVYELSNIGFMASSEMLAGKMDKQFSERAKRRSLGVKQAGFIVLYHASMPSILVELGYITNPQEEQFLSSEYGQNIMASAIFRSIRDYKERLERDRNRETSAN; this is translated from the coding sequence ATGTCCGTACCTCTGGTAACACTGGCATTAATTACCGCACTTCTGCTTACAGCACTTCTGCCGGTTATGAGCCAGGTTGCTATCGCTTCCTCACCTCTTGACAGGGTATCCACTGTAGAGCGTTCAGACGGACTTGGCTACGTCGTCCGGTTTCACATGGCCAGCAAACCCGACTCCTTTTTTGTCTGGCAGCCCAACCCGAAACTGATTCAACTTGCCTTGTACAAGGACGGCATCAGGACGGACGAAATTCAGACAGGCAACAACAACGAGGTATTCGAAAATTTTTTCTATCAGGATATTGAAGGGGGAATCGGAGCGGACATCTACCTGAGCGAAGATGTTTACATGATCGCAGATGCTTACATGGACGCCAACGGACGTGATCTGCTCATAGGCCTGACCGAGGCATCTCCGAATGATTTGGACGTCTTGACCGACGGTCTGTACCCCATTTTCTGGGATGATCTGATTTATGATGTGGATACCAGTCCGGACATTGCGCTTAACGGCTGGGATGAATCGGATGCCGATGTCGCCCCGGAGCGGCAACTTGACAGGGACGCATTCGATCTCGCTCCATCCGAACTGAGCGAGTCATATCTCCGGCTCAACCGTATCGTTATCGATGCCGGACACGGCGGCAGGGACCCCGGGGCAATAGGCTACCGGGGAACCAAGGAAAAAGATGTTGCTCTTTCCGTAGCCCTCAAGGTGGGAGAGTACATCGAAAAATATCTGCCTGAAATCGAAGTGATATACACACGTGAAGACGATACCTTTATTCCCCTGCAGGAGCGCGGGCAAATAGCCAACCGGGCTGAAGCCGATCTGTTTGTATCCGTACACGCCAATGCCAACAGAAACCGGCATACACACGGTACCGAAATATATTTTCTGGGGATGCACCGGAGCCGCGAAGCATTTGAGGTAATGAAAAAAGAAAACAGTGCCATCCGGTTTGAAGAAGAGGACGAACGCTCCGAAACGCTTACACCGGAACAGCTTGCCGTTTACGAGTTGTCCAACATTGGCTTCATGGCCAGCAGTGAAATGCTTGCGGGAAAAATGGACAAGCAGTTTTCAGAACGTGCAAAGCGACGGTCACTTGGTGTCAAACAGGCGGGATTCATCGTGCTGTACCATGCCTCCATGCCATCCATTCTTGTAGAACTCGGATATATTACAAATCCGCAGGAAGAGCAGTTTCTCAGCAGCGAATATGGACAGAACATTATGGCCTCTGCCATTTTCCGTTCCATACGTGACTATAAAGAGCGGCTGGAACGGGACCGCAACCGGGAAACCAGCGCCAACTGA
- a CDS encoding TrmH family RNA methyltransferase — protein sequence MPSEGIRRKTTREIYNSNKDRTPPAAMPDLVLWLHNIRSMHNVGSAFRTADAFAIKHLFLSGYTPFPPRPEISKTALGADQTVSWSHEADPDTFVKWCNENNYLLAGMEQTHQSRLLSDYKPQKDIPVCILFGNEVTGIDQQLLNQCNTLLEIPQYGKKHSFNISVSIGITLYHFLLSYLP from the coding sequence ATGCCATCTGAAGGAATCCGCAGAAAAACCACACGTGAAATTTATAACAGCAACAAGGACCGGACTCCGCCGGCAGCCATGCCGGATCTTGTTTTATGGCTTCACAACATCAGAAGCATGCACAACGTCGGGTCCGCTTTTCGCACAGCTGATGCTTTTGCCATCAAACACCTTTTTTTGTCCGGCTACACCCCGTTCCCTCCCCGCCCTGAAATAAGCAAAACAGCCCTGGGTGCTGATCAGACCGTTTCATGGAGCCATGAAGCTGATCCGGACACATTTGTCAAATGGTGTAACGAAAACAATTACCTGCTTGCCGGGATGGAGCAAACGCATCAAAGCCGGCTCTTGTCTGATTATAAACCGCAAAAAGATATCCCTGTCTGCATTCTTTTCGGCAATGAGGTGACAGGCATCGACCAACAGCTGCTGAATCAGTGCAACACATTGCTGGAGATACCGCAGTACGGAAAAAAACATTCGTTCAACATCTCGGTCAGCATCGGAATCACGTTATACCATTTTCTTTTATCATATTTGCCTTGA
- the greA gene encoding transcription elongation factor GreA, with amino-acid sequence MVKVNYLSKEGYNKLKDELRDLVTRGRKEIAKQIDEARSHGDLSENAEYDAAKEAQGKMEARISELENIMANSRILDEKNMDDSRVYILSTVTIFNRKTRKEMQYTLVSKDEADFNKGKISVDSPIGKALMGKSKGDTVKVKVPAGTLELEIREIERQA; translated from the coding sequence ATCGTGAAGGTAAATTATCTTTCCAAAGAAGGGTACAACAAACTGAAAGATGAACTCAGGGATCTGGTTACCCGCGGCAGAAAGGAGATTGCCAAACAGATTGATGAGGCCCGTTCCCATGGTGATCTCAGTGAAAACGCCGAATATGATGCAGCCAAGGAAGCCCAGGGCAAAATGGAAGCCCGGATATCCGAGCTTGAAAATATTATGGCCAATTCCCGGATTCTGGATGAAAAGAATATGGATGACTCCAGGGTTTACATTCTTTCCACAGTCACTATATTCAACCGGAAGACCCGGAAAGAGATGCAGTACACCCTGGTATCAAAGGATGAAGCAGATTTCAACAAGGGGAAGATCTCGGTAGATTCGCCTATTGGCAAAGCTTTGATGGGAAAAAGCAAAGGCGACACCGTTAAAGTAAAAGTCCCGGCCGGAACCCTCGAGCTGGAAATCCGGGAGATTGAGCGTCAGGCCTGA
- a CDS encoding UDP-glucose dehydrogenase family protein, with amino-acid sequence MKIAVIGTGYVGLVTGTCFADSGNHVICVDNNPDKLDLLRQGEVPIYEPGLETLFKRAIREKRITFTDDLSEAVKQSDILFLCLPTPPGADGQADLSAVVKVAEQIGDLIDDYKVIVNKSTVPVGTADKVRLTIESRTSVPFDVVSNPEFLREGAAVNDFQKPERVVIGTSSDRAAELMKELYDPFVRSGNPIIIMDERSSEMTKYAANGFLATKITFMNEIANICERVGANVDHVRRGIGTDSRIGKRFLFAGIGFGGSCFPKDVQALHYTAKENDYNFRILDAVQKVNDSQKLSIVEKIKKFYNGQVKGRTFGVWGLTFKPETDDVREAPAIYIIQALIGLGAHVKAYDPEARKTFPAAVGEEISSQIDYVEDQTSALQDVDALIISTEWNEFRRPDFDNFIKLMKEPVIFDGRNLYDLERMEELNITYFSVGRRGVNVNRKVTNA; translated from the coding sequence ATGAAAATAGCTGTCATCGGAACCGGTTATGTCGGACTGGTCACAGGAACCTGTTTTGCCGACTCAGGAAATCATGTTATTTGTGTGGATAATAACCCGGACAAACTGGATCTGCTTCGTCAGGGTGAGGTGCCAATCTATGAGCCGGGTCTTGAGACGCTCTTTAAGAGAGCGATTCGTGAGAAACGAATCACTTTTACCGATGATCTTTCAGAGGCTGTAAAGCAGTCTGATATATTGTTCCTTTGTCTGCCTACACCGCCCGGTGCCGACGGTCAGGCCGATTTAAGTGCCGTAGTTAAAGTTGCAGAACAAATCGGTGACTTGATAGATGATTATAAGGTAATTGTGAATAAAAGTACCGTACCGGTGGGAACTGCCGACAAGGTGCGCCTGACTATAGAATCACGAACAAGTGTCCCGTTTGATGTGGTTTCCAACCCTGAATTCCTCAGGGAAGGTGCTGCCGTCAATGACTTCCAGAAACCCGAACGCGTTGTGATCGGAACATCCAGTGACCGAGCCGCAGAACTCATGAAAGAGTTGTATGATCCGTTCGTTCGCAGTGGAAACCCCATCATCATCATGGACGAGCGCAGCTCGGAAATGACGAAATATGCGGCAAACGGCTTCCTGGCAACAAAAATCACATTCATGAATGAAATCGCCAATATTTGTGAGAGAGTTGGGGCGAATGTTGATCATGTCCGAAGGGGTATCGGAACCGATTCGCGAATCGGCAAGCGTTTTCTTTTTGCCGGAATCGGATTTGGAGGCAGCTGTTTCCCGAAAGATGTCCAGGCCCTTCATTACACGGCCAAAGAAAACGACTACAATTTCCGGATTCTTGATGCCGTCCAAAAAGTCAATGATTCCCAAAAGCTGTCCATAGTTGAAAAGATAAAAAAGTTTTACAACGGTCAGGTAAAAGGACGAACCTTTGGTGTCTGGGGCCTGACATTCAAGCCTGAGACCGATGACGTACGTGAAGCTCCGGCAATCTATATCATTCAGGCACTTATCGGGCTGGGTGCACACGTGAAAGCTTATGACCCCGAAGCCCGCAAAACATTTCCTGCCGCTGTTGGAGAAGAAATAAGCTCTCAGATAGATTATGTCGAAGATCAGACATCGGCACTGCAAGATGTTGATGCACTCATCATCAGTACTGAGTGGAATGAATTCCGCCGTCCCGATTTTGACAACTTTATCAAACTTATGAAAGAACCGGTGATATTTGACGGACGCAACCTTTACGATCTTGAGCGGATGGAAGAGCTCAACATTACCTACTTCAGTGTCGGGCGGCGTGGTGTGAATGTCAACCGGAAAGTAACCAATGCCTGA